Genomic window (Synechococcus sp. LA31):
ATCGTGCCCTCCAGCACCGCTTCAGGTGTTGCGGTGGCGATGCCCTGCAGTTGGCTCAGCTCACCTTCCAGTGCTGCCACCCGCTGCTCCAACGGAGCGATCAGTTCGGCAGGTTCAGGCATCGGTGGGGCCGTGGCCTCAGCCGCAGCGGCAGCCGCGGCAGCAGCCTCCTCATCGGCGATCCGCTGATCTTCTTTGGCCCACCAGGCCATCAGATCTTTACGGGTGTTGGGGATCGAGACCGGGACCAACCCTTCGCGCAGCAAATCACCGCCATCGGTGAAAACCCTGCGCTTGATCAGCTGAGCGTCATCGCGTGCCATTGATCAAGCCCCCCAGCGGCCGTAGGTGGCCACCATCGAGTTGCGGCGCATCACGTCCTGCTCAGCCAACCGCTCACGCAGCTGCCGCTCCTGCTCCTCAGGGCTGGCAATCGGGTGAGCGTCAAACCACGCGGCAATCGCTGCCTCTTTCTCTGCAGCCAGATCACGCGGGGCAGGGGCCTCAGCACCCCACTTGCCGGCGAGCACCGTGGCCTCGAGCTCAGCGCTCATCACCCCCTGGAATACCTGCGCCGCCTCCGCATCGCCCTGCTCGATCAGCAGCCGTGTCGTGAGCGGCAGCTCATCCCATGACTGCGGCACCGGGGCGCCGGCCGGCAGATACGGGGCAACACGGGCCACAAGGCTTGCTCGAGTGGAAACGTCCACGGGCGATGTATGCGGTTTGATGCCCCAACTTTATCGAGATTGATTCTCAACAGCAATAAAGATCTGCGATGCTGCTTGCGTCCCCGGGCGGCGTTGAGTCACCGCTGCACTGGGTTCAGCCGCGTGCCTTGAGGCCTGCATCCGCGGGCCCCGGGGCCGTGCGCTCCAGCTCCAACAGCTCCAGCACCATCTGCCGCTGCAGATGGAACAGGCTCCGCCCCAGTCCGATCACGGCCAGCGGCAAACACTCCACCGCGATCTCCTGCAACAGCTCAGCGTCGTGCTGCTGAGCAGCCCAGGGGATAGCCATGCAGCGCTGTGGTGACCCTTCAGGGTATGGAGGCCTCAGGCGATCAGCAGGTGGCCCAGCGGCGGGCGGTGCTCTGGCTGCAGTGGTGGTGCTCGGCGATCCATGCCCAGGTGCGGCCCTGCCGGCGCTGCCGGCGAATCCGCTGCCCACGGCTCTCGCTGGCCCAGATCAGGATCAGCGCTGGCAGCAGCAGCAACGCAATCGCCCACGCGGCGATGCAGGTGAATGTGGCCATGGTTGTGACTCGTGAGGCCCGCCGGCGCACTCGGCCTGGCGGGCGTGAATGGGGTGCCGGGCCAACCGGCGGTGCAGCCTTATCCAGGGCCTGTTGAGCTCGGGTTCTACGGGTCGTGTGCTCTGTTCCCCGGGCCGCTCCTCGTGCCGGTCGTGCCGGCGGGGTGCGTGCCGTCCGCCCCATTGCTGGTGATCAGGCGGCGCCCGCGGCGGCCATCTCCTGTTCACTCATCCATCTTACCCCATACGCATAAGGATGCAACAGGGTGATCGGCCCTCACCACCGGTCCCCCCAGCTGCACTCACGCGCCCGCTCCGGGTCCACCTGCGCCATCGCGCTATCTCGGCCACGGCCGGCAGCCGGCCCCCACAACCAACCGCCCATCACCAGGCTCGCCTCGGTCTCAGGCTCCAGCAGGTGGCGGTGGGCCTCCAGCACCATCAGCAGCCGTGACCCCCAGATCACGCTATCGACCGTGAATGAGCCGGCTCTAGCGGCCTGGGCCTAGGCGGTGGCCCAGCGGGGCACAGTGCTGCGGCTGCAGCGCAGGTGATCAGCAATCCGCTGCTGGTCGTCCACCACCCAGGAGGGACTACTGCTGCAGTTGCTGACAGTAATTAAAAAGCTGGAAAGAAGTCCGCGTCGGCACCCCCAAGCGCCGTCTCGCCTCCTTGTAATCAATCAGTCCACTGCCGTATTTGGCGCACGTCTCTTTCTTGCTCTCACAGCCAGCCAGCAATAGCGACGCCAGCACCACCACGCCGAGGACTCTCCTCACGATCGAATAGCTCACTGCTCAGATCAGTCCTATCCGCAAACGGCCGACTTTGCAGCTCCTCTTTGCGAAACGCAGCCTCATACGCATAGGGAGTGCAATGGGGTGATCGGCCCCTGCAGCCCCATACGCACAAGGGTGGTAGAGGGCCGGCCCCCGCCTCACACCAACAACCGGAACCCGCCGCGCTCTCCCCTCTCAATCCCCTTCATCCGCGCTTGCTCCTCCAACCAACGATCCATCGCTCCGCACATCTCCTCCAAATCTCTCCCACCTCCCCACACCTCACTCCCGTCCTCAGCGCGACCACCCACATCCCTCAAATATCCGCCCCACTTCGCCTCCTCACCCTTCCGCAAACCCTTAAACAGCACATTCGGTTGCCGACGACGCTCTGCCCTGATCTGCATCTCACGCTCCGCTACGCCCGGTGCCATCCCGCTTCGCCGCGCCCTCGTAAACAACGCCGCCAACCGCTCATTCAATTCCTTCCATCCGCCCCGATAAACGCTCGGCTCATTCCGCTCGATCCACTTCTTGCACTCACGCAACAACGCAATATCCCCCGCACTAAACCCACCAAACACAATCGCCCCAGGCTCATTCCCCAGCTCCCGCGCATAAGCCGCCAGCAGCTCCTGATACACCCCGCTCACCGCCTCATCCAACGCTGCCTCGTCGAGCTCCAGGCCCTTCTCCATCGCAGCCTCCAACGCCTGTCCCCGCGCTAGCTCCATCAAGCTGCTCAGCTGTGCAATCTCAGCAGCACCCCGGCCCCTCCTCGCTCGCCGCACCCGTTGCTCCACCTTCCGCAGCACTGATTCACCAAACCGCCCACACAACAAACACAACCGCCCCAGCTCGCCCTCCAAGGCCTCCCAATGGGCATCCATCCATGGCTCCAGTAACCCCAGCAACTCCCCCTCGCTCGTGGCCCACACGCTGAAAGAGCTATCCGCCAGCAATGCCACCGCTTGCTCCTCGCTCAACACCTCAAAGCCGGCCCTGAGGCTCTCCACATTCGCCGCCACCGTCGCCGCCGTATGAGCTCGGCTGCCAGTGCCCTGCCCCAGCGCCTCCAGGATCTGCTGCTTCTCTGATGCGGTGGCCTGCCTCAAGGCCTTGATCACTGCGGTCGCGTCGCTCATTGGTTCAGTAACTGCAAACGGGAAATCAGCCGGATCGTTGAGCTCAATCGCTCTGGCCCCAGCCCGCGGCCAACACCGTGATCCAACCCACGCTCCACACGGCTGCGATAGCCCCCTTCCTGCCCCTCAGGCGGCTCAATGCTGGGGATCTGGTACTTGCACCCCAGCTCAATCACCAACGCGTCTGAGGGCATCTCAGGGGGCAGCTGGCAACCGCACTCCAGATGGCCGCATCGCGCCACCCTGAACACCGCGATCGGGCTGCTCGCATGCACCCGGGCCTCGAGCCTGTTCACCTCCTCCACCAAGGCCTGGAGCCTGGCCTTAGGGGGCATCAGCAATCGGGTGGCGGCGCCCATCAGAAGGCCTCCAGATCGGGGTGATCCTGTCCAACAGGGCCGGATCTCTGTCCAATCCGGTCCATTTGGCCACAATCTGCGGCCGCGGCAATCTGGACATCCTGATCAGCACTGGCTTGTTCAGCTCCTTGCGTACCTGTTGGTATTGCCGGTACGCAGGAATCTGGACCCTCCTCGAGCTCCAGATCCAGCACCTCAGCCTCTTGCCCATGAGGGAGCAGGCCTTGGTTGCGCGCCGCATCCTGCAGCTCCTCCAGCCGGGTCTCCAGATCAGCCAGCACCTGCTGCTGCTCCTCCCGGGCCACAAGGTTGGCGTGGGCCTCGAGCACCGTCCGGCAGGCCCCCAGGGCCACGGTCTCGGTCGGGCTGTGGATCAGCTGCTTGAGCCGGCGCGTGGCCAGCGGCAGCATCGACTTGATCTGGCCCTGGCCATCGCCTGAGGAATCCCTCAGCACGATGCTCACCTGCTCATCCCAGGCCGGCAGCTTTCGCCACCGCCAGAGCGTGGCCTGGTTAATGCCGAGGCGTTCCTGGATCTCGGTCTTGGTGAAGCCGTCCAGCGTCATCTGCAGCGCGTTGGCTTGGCGCGGCGTGAGCGGCTTGATCGACATGGCCGGCTGCGGAGCCCTCATGCAACCTTTTGCAAGCGATTCTCATTTGCAGTAAGGCTATCTGTGTTTGCGGCGGGCGTGCCACCGGATGTGTTGGGAACGGTTGCGAGGGGCGGGGTTTTGCCCCATCACAGGGAAGGTTCACGCGGATACACGTTGTCCCATTTCCCATTAAGAGAGAGAGATGGGTTTTGGGACAAGATCGGGCCCGTTTCCAGAGGGGCCGCATTGCGCGCAACTGTTGTCCCATTTCCCATAGCGAGCTTGAGTTTTTTTCCATAGCCGAGCTGGGGACTTTTCCATAGCGGCGTTCAGAAGGGGCAGAGCACGGACTCGAGGAAGGCGGCCCAGGAGAGATCGCCGGCCTGGCGATGAGCGGTGTTGCGCCCTACGCCAGCGAGCTCAGCGACGCGGCGGGTGGTGATGGCATCGGGATCGAAACCTTGGGCGTGGAGTTGCTGAATGGCGGAGATGACGCGTTCGCGTGTGCGGTCTTTCTTGGGTGCTGCGGCCTTGGTGAAGTGAGAGGAGGGGAGTTGGCGGAATGAGGAACCGCCGCCTTTGAGACGCAGGCCGGAGAGATCAACGGAAGTAATCAGGAACAGGAGGAGCATTTCGCCATGGCGGCGAATGGGGCGAAGGCGATGGAGGCCTTGGATGATTTGCTCCCCCATGCGCCCTGCGTACCAATCGCGGAAGGCGGTGGAGTTGAGAGTGGCGTGCGGGTTGCGATGTGAAACCTGAAATTGCGCGAGTGAGGCGGTGAGGTTGGGGGATGGGGCGCCAACCATGGCGAGGGCCTGATCACGCTCATAGGCATTGCTGCCTTGGTTATCGACAAACCAGACACCATGGCCAGCTTCACGGGAGCGGAAGTGCGATTTCTCGAGCACGCCCATGTGGGCATCGGGGTTATCGAGGGTGGTGGCGGTGAACTGTTGAAGGGCGGGGAGGAGCGCTTCAAGGCGGCGCTGTTTATCGGCACCGCGATTGCGACCCATGGGGCCAAGGTCTGGGATCTGGATGATTTGGAGGGTGGCGAGCCCCAGAGATGAGGGTGTGTTGATGGCGAGGGGATTGTGGTGTTCAGCGCCGGGGGCGTCGGATTTGAAGCGGCGGCCGAGATGGAGCGCGCGATTGATGTCTGAGGTAGCGGCCGTGCCATCCAGCACAAGGGAACCAGCAGCGCAGAGGGCAGCTTTGGCGAGGCCGAGGGAAGTGGAGAGGATGGTGATGTTGCCGTTGTCTTGCGCGCTGTAGAAGGCGCGGCTGTGCAGCACGGCTTCAAGGTTTTGCGGTTGCAGCGCAGCGATCAGATCAGGAAGGAGCAGAGGTGAATCGGTCTGGTGCTGCTGCTCGGCATCAGGGGTGATGCCATAAATGCCGGCATCCATGGGGGCGGCCATACCGATCTGCTCGAGGGATGGAGCAGGCGGGAGTGCAGCGAGCAACTGCTGTGGCGTGAGGCCAAATTGCGCCTCAATGGGGTTGAGGGTGGTGGGGAGAGTGGCGAGGGAATCAAAGAGAGCAGTGAGCTGCTGGCCGGCGGGTGTGGCCATGAGCTCGGGGGCGGTGGTGCGGAGGTAGGTGCCCCAAGCCGGGAAGCGATCTAAAGGGATCTGCCTCATGCGTATGGCGGCACTCTCGAGTTGAGGGGCCTCATCAAAGATCAGGTAAGTGCCGGGCCAATCGCGTTTGCCGAGCCACTCCTGCAGGGCCGGGAGGGATTCAACCGAGCAACGGATCAGGCGGTGCTCACCAGATTTGAGCCCGAGGATGAACTCGTGCAGATCTTGGCGATACCTACACCCCATGCGTATTGGGCAGCTCTTGCTGCAGAAGTGCGCGATGGCCTCATTGCTGCCGCCCTGATCACGCAGGCGTTGCAAGTTGCCGCTGTATTGGCAGCTGGGCGGTTCCACCACGGCCTTGTCCGGATCGGAGCGCTTGCGCCGGCGGAGCCGCTGATGACCGTCGATGTTTTCCACCACGAGGCCGTTGTGCCTGGAGGGTGGTGCAGCCCAGCGATGCAGCGCCGGGATGGATGGTGAGCGATAGGTGCTGCTCACATAGATCACGCGATCAATGCCTTGGATCTCGAGCAGGCGCGGGCCGATCTGCGGCACTAGATGCGATTTACCGGTGCCGGGGGTGTTGGTGAGGTGATCCAGGGCCGCCGGGCTGGCGATGCCGCGCTCCTGAGCCCATTGGCGCGCGCTGTAGATCCGGCCGGCCAGGTGATCAGCCAGCAGATCAGCAGCATCACGATCGCCGGTGAGCGCTTGTGAAGAGGCCAGCTGATAGCTGGGGTTGATGGGCCCGCGTTCAATGTCTTCCGCCCCGGCCAGGAGGGCATGGAGCTCCGTTGGGCCATGGGCCACCAACAGATCATCAGAGCCCTTTTCCGGGCCCTGGCGATGAGCGATCGCGACGTTGGAGGCCCCAGCCGCAAACAGATGCTCCACCAGCAAACGGGTAGCGCCATCACGGCGTTGGCGGCCGGCGGTGGTGCTCTCGTAATCAAGGCTGATCACAAACCTGCGGCCCGGGGCAAAAGCCTGTAGATCGGGATGGAGGTGGCGCTGCTTGGGGGGTGGCGGGGTTCCGCCGGCCTGGCGGTGGAAGCCGTAGCCATTGCCAACGCGTGGCTCTGGATCGGCCGGATCAATCGGCGGGGTGCCAGCAAACAGGCCCGGGAGGGCTAGGGCAGGGATTCCTGCAGTGAGCCAGGCGCCGGCCTTCTTGGCGCCCTCATCCAGCACGATCGTGATGCTGGGGTCGGCCTTGATCCGGGCCCAGAACTCTGGATCCGGCATCTGCAGCACCACGATGCGCTCGGGCACACCAAGGGGGTGCTCGTATTTGCGGATGCGGCCGCGTTCACCATCACGCGGGTGATCGGGTTTGAAATGGCCCCAGCCGGCAGCCGTATGGCAGCCATTGAGTGGATCAATGCCCTCGCACCACCAGCCACCGAGCATCAGCTGCTCACGGCTGTGGATCAGCTTGCGGATTTCACCGGTGACGTATTGCTGAGCGTGGCCACCGGCGCGCTCGAGGCGATCACCAAGCAGCTGCTCCAGGACGGAATCACCGGAGAGGCTGGCGACGTTGAGCTGAACGATGGCCGGATCAACGCCGGAATCCTGCTCCCATTCATGGCGATGGGCCGGCAGCAGATCTTCCTGATCAAACCCGATCGGCAGGTGCGGAGAGCGGTGCACAGATCACCCTCCATCGCAGTGGAGGGCAGGGGCCTCCTCGGCCATCAGCGGCGGCCCCCTTTGCGTGCAGGCCGGCGGCGCGGT
Coding sequences:
- a CDS encoding helix-turn-helix domain-containing protein, whose product is MSIKPLTPRQANALQMTLDGFTKTEIQERLGINQATLWRWRKLPAWDEQVSIVLRDSSGDGQGQIKSMLPLATRRLKQLIHSPTETVALGACRTVLEAHANLVAREEQQQVLADLETRLEELQDAARNQGLLPHGQEAEVLDLELEEGPDSCVPAIPTGTQGAEQASADQDVQIAAAADCGQMDRIGQRSGPVGQDHPDLEAF
- a CDS encoding DUF3854 domain-containing protein, with product MHRSPHLPIGFDQEDLLPAHRHEWEQDSGVDPAIVQLNVASLSGDSVLEQLLGDRLERAGGHAQQYVTGEIRKLIHSREQLMLGGWWCEGIDPLNGCHTAAGWGHFKPDHPRDGERGRIRKYEHPLGVPERIVVLQMPDPEFWARIKADPSITIVLDEGAKKAGAWLTAGIPALALPGLFAGTPPIDPADPEPRVGNGYGFHRQAGGTPPPPKQRHLHPDLQAFAPGRRFVISLDYESTTAGRQRRDGATRLLVEHLFAAGASNVAIAHRQGPEKGSDDLLVAHGPTELHALLAGAEDIERGPINPSYQLASSQALTGDRDAADLLADHLAGRIYSARQWAQERGIASPAALDHLTNTPGTGKSHLVPQIGPRLLEIQGIDRVIYVSSTYRSPSIPALHRWAAPPSRHNGLVVENIDGHQRLRRRKRSDPDKAVVEPPSCQYSGNLQRLRDQGGSNEAIAHFCSKSCPIRMGCRYRQDLHEFILGLKSGEHRLIRCSVESLPALQEWLGKRDWPGTYLIFDEAPQLESAAIRMRQIPLDRFPAWGTYLRTTAPELMATPAGQQLTALFDSLATLPTTLNPIEAQFGLTPQQLLAALPPAPSLEQIGMAAPMDAGIYGITPDAEQQHQTDSPLLLPDLIAALQPQNLEAVLHSRAFYSAQDNGNITILSTSLGLAKAALCAAGSLVLDGTAATSDINRALHLGRRFKSDAPGAEHHNPLAINTPSSLGLATLQIIQIPDLGPMGRNRGADKQRRLEALLPALQQFTATTLDNPDAHMGVLEKSHFRSREAGHGVWFVDNQGSNAYERDQALAMVGAPSPNLTASLAQFQVSHRNPHATLNSTAFRDWYAGRMGEQIIQGLHRLRPIRRHGEMLLLFLITSVDLSGLRLKGGGSSFRQLPSSHFTKAAAPKKDRTRERVISAIQQLHAQGFDPDAITTRRVAELAGVGRNTAHRQAGDLSWAAFLESVLCPF